In Methylococcus geothermalis, one genomic interval encodes:
- a CDS encoding efflux transporter outer membrane subunit, giving the protein MGPDFEQPKALAPPSWSASPIRSNPAFTQLPSRVVTGPMDATWWRAFNDPVLTSLEERAAKANLSLRTAALRLTQSRAQRGIAAADQFPLLRGNASYTRAKPSEKGVFSIMSSLLGGGSTASAASGAGLGAAANGTGIGVIAAPAANIKPFNLWQYGFDASWELDLWGRVRREVESADASVEASGEAQRDLLISVMAEVARDYIELRRVQRLLTLTRENAVLAQESLTLTEQRAESGLVNDLEVAEARTQLANIQAQIPQLDQQSAQAVNQLGLLLDEPPRALQTELTAPRPVPPVPPRVPIGLPSELARRRPDIRQAEAQLHAATADIGVAVADFYPRITLSGSVGMQALQFKDLGNWAARQYALGPSITLPIFEGGRLKATLELREAQQQEAAIVYHNTVLLAWHEVDNALTAYADEQRRNDALNQSVQSSRQTLDLARRRYRAGISNFLPVLDAQRTLLQAEQDYANSTSTLAADLVALYKALGGGWQSPEDGARADQPPR; this is encoded by the coding sequence GTGGGGCCGGATTTCGAGCAACCGAAAGCCCTCGCGCCGCCGAGCTGGTCCGCCTCGCCCATCCGCTCGAACCCGGCGTTTACGCAACTGCCGAGCCGGGTGGTGACCGGACCGATGGATGCGACCTGGTGGCGAGCATTCAATGATCCGGTGCTGACTTCATTGGAGGAACGGGCGGCAAAAGCCAACCTTTCGCTTCGCACCGCCGCGCTCAGGCTGACCCAGAGCCGGGCACAGCGCGGCATCGCCGCCGCCGACCAGTTCCCTTTACTGCGCGGCAATGCCTCCTATACCCGCGCCAAGCCGAGCGAAAAAGGCGTCTTCAGCATCATGAGCAGTCTCCTGGGCGGCGGCTCCACCGCCAGCGCGGCGAGCGGAGCGGGCTTGGGCGCCGCCGCGAATGGGACCGGCATCGGGGTGATCGCCGCGCCTGCGGCCAACATCAAACCGTTCAACCTCTGGCAGTACGGCTTTGATGCGTCCTGGGAGCTGGATCTTTGGGGACGGGTTCGCCGTGAAGTCGAGTCCGCCGATGCCAGCGTCGAGGCCTCCGGCGAGGCGCAGCGGGATTTGCTGATTTCCGTCATGGCGGAGGTGGCGCGCGATTACATCGAACTACGCCGGGTCCAGCGGTTGTTGACCCTCACACGGGAGAACGCGGTTTTGGCACAAGAAAGCCTCACACTGACGGAGCAGCGGGCGGAGAGCGGCCTGGTGAACGATCTTGAGGTCGCCGAGGCGCGGACGCAGCTCGCCAATATTCAGGCGCAGATTCCTCAGCTTGACCAACAATCGGCGCAGGCCGTCAACCAGCTCGGTTTGTTGCTGGACGAGCCGCCGAGAGCATTGCAGACCGAGCTGACGGCGCCGCGTCCGGTGCCGCCCGTTCCCCCACGCGTCCCCATCGGTCTGCCATCGGAATTGGCGCGGCGCCGGCCCGACATCCGCCAGGCCGAGGCGCAACTGCATGCGGCGACGGCCGATATCGGCGTGGCGGTCGCCGATTTCTATCCGCGCATTACTCTGTCCGGCAGCGTCGGAATGCAGGCTCTGCAGTTCAAGGATCTCGGCAATTGGGCGGCCCGGCAATATGCGCTGGGGCCAAGCATCACCCTGCCGATTTTCGAGGGCGGACGGCTCAAAGCCACCCTGGAACTGCGCGAAGCCCAGCAACAGGAAGCCGCCATCGTCTACCACAACACGGTGCTGCTGGCCTGGCACGAGGTGGACAACGCCTTGACGGCCTATGCCGACGAGCAACGGCGAAACGATGCGCTGAACCAGTCCGTGCAATCGAGCCGACAGACGCTGGATCTCGCGCGGCGCCGGTACCGCGCAGGGATTTCCAACTTCCTGCCAGTGTTGGACGCCCAACGCACGCTTCTTCAGGCGGAACAGGATTACGCCAACAGCACGAGCACGCTGGCGGCGGATCTGGTGGCGCTTTACAAAGCGCTGGGCGGCGGCTGGCAGTCGCCGGAAGACGGTGCGCGCGCAGACCAGCCCCCGCGGTAA